DNA from Halorarum salinum:
CTTGGAGTCGAAGTGCGAGATTCCCGTGTCGCGCTCGGCTCCACCGACGGAACTGAACACGAAGTGTTCGACCGCTGATTCGACGGCGGCATCGATGGCGTTCCTTCCGTGTTGGACTTCGGTATCGTACCCGTGCTCCCAGAAGTTCGTGACGCAGAACACTCCGTCGACTGCTTCCATGGCCGTTTCGAGGGCGCCGATTTCGTCGAGACTTCCCTCGACGATCTCTGCCCCGTCGTCTTCGAGGGAGCGGGCCGCGTCGGCATCGGGATCGCGCGTTAGCGCGTGGACCGTGACCCCGTCGTCCATCAGGTGATCGGCGACCGCGCCTCCCTGTGTGCCGGTAGCTCCGATTACGAGAACGGACTCACTCATACGTACGGACACGTGTTCGACGGTCTAAATGCCTATTCTGACAGTACTTGCCGCCTGACGGTACCAAACTACGCCATTGCTATCGTTCGGTTCCCCGATGCGGACTGATTGGCCCGAGGGAATCCGGCCGTCTCCGGGGAGGGTCCCGTGCGGGGCGCGCGTTCTCCGACTCGACCATCTTCGGACGGTGCGGATCCGTTTACCTCGAGTATCGAACGCGACCCCCGTACCGGCCCGCCGTTCGTGAAACCGACAGGGCGGACGGATGGCGGCACCGAAACTGCATCATCTCCACCTGGCAACCGGGACGTGTTCCCGTTACTCGTCGCTGTTTCACCTGGCCGTCTATCAGTAGATGCTGTGCTTTCCCCGCTCGGCACCCTGTGATGAAGGACTTCGACCGAGCCACCGTACTCGATTCCCCGTGGGGCACGAGGTTCGTTCGATCGGCAGACGGTCCGTCCGCCGCTCGGACCTCCGTGACGGGCCAGTTCGTCCGAGCCACCGCCTCGGTTTCGGTGACTCGAAACGAACGTCCCGTGAACGCCGTTCGATCGGCTCCGATGAAACCCCGTTCCCTGGATGCGGGTCGTCCGGAACGCCCGTGAACGGGCCGACGGACGTGCCGATCTGGCGGTAGTTCCTCGCCCGACTCGCCGTTCCTCGAGGAACCGTTCCATTCGCTCGAGCGCTGCCCGCGCTTCCGCACGGTTCCGCTTGAGGGTCGACCGCGTCGGCTCCGGAAGCCCGAGCGCGTCGGCCAACAGAAGCAGCCGATCGAGAAGCGTGATCTCGAACCGTTCGTTGATCATGCCGACGCTGATCGCGTCGAGGTCGCGCAGGTCGTCGTCGTTCACCTCCGCGACGAACTCGTCCTTCTCCGCCAGCAGCCCCTCCACGATCGGGCTGCCGCGCTCGCGCGGTTCCAGGTCGACGACCTCGAACGGCTCCTCGATCCGGTCGATCTGGTCGACCGTGTCGCCCTCGTGACCGCTGAACACGTCGCGGACCTCCTCGCTCGCGGCTGCGGCCGCCAGGTCGGCGTGGAGGTCCAGGATCTCGATCTCGGCGCGGTAGAGCTTCCGCAGCCCCCGCTCGAACGTCTCCTCCTTCGTGTCGATGGTCATGGGTATCACGCACCTCCCGAATCGTCCGCCAGGACGCGCTCGCGGAGGCACTCCTGTACGCCCTCGACGTCGAGCTCGACGTCGTCGACGAGAAAGCCCTCCCGCTGACCGGCCCGAGCCGTCGCCAGCGCCAGGAACTGTTCCGCGACGTGTGGGGACGACTCGTCCGCCGACTCCCGCACGAGCGTCCGTACGCCGATGCCCCTGAGCAGGAACGCGAGGGCGTCGCGGACGCCGTCTCGGAACTCCTCGTCGGCGTCGACCCACTGGCTTCCGTCGTCGGTCACCTCGCCGAAGATCTTCCGCCGTTCGTCCTCCTCGAGGTCCCAAAAGAGGATCGTGAAGTCGAGAACGGAGTCGTACACCCGGTCGCGGACGTCGTTCCGTCGCTGGTACCGTTGCCGTTTGGCGTGTTGACCGTCGTAGGTCTTCTCGCCGGTCAGCCAGCGACGGTCCTCCGTCGTCGGCATCGCGTTCTTGCGACTGACCATGCGCGGGCGAGAACCACACGAACACATAAACGCGGCCCGTCGGAGTATAGACGAGAATGGGAAACGTGTTTACCCCGCGGCCGGAACGCTACGAGGTAGATGGCCACGTTCAGGTTCCTGCCGATCAGGATCGTACCCGTCGATGGCGCCTTCGGTAGGGGTCACCATCAGGTCGGTTCCCCCGCTTCCGTACCCACCCGCTCATGGCTCGAAGGGTAACGTACCGAGCGCTGTTCGCGCTCGTCCTCGTCGGCTGTCTCGCCGTCACCGCGAGCGCGTACGTCGGGAGTTCCGCCGGCGACAGCGGGTTCGAAGGGAAGTCACAGTCCGAAGTGCTGAACGACCGGTCCGAGCAGGTCGTCCCGGAACGGGACGGCGTCACGGTCGCCGGGATGGACTCGAACTCGTGGCGCGGCGACGAGAGCGACGGCCCCAGGGGCCGAGCGGAACTCGTCGCGTACGCCCCGAACGGGAGCGTCCTCTACTACAACGACACGCACACCCGCTACTGGGACGTCGACCCCGTTCCGGGGACCGAAGCAACGGTCGAAGTGGCGTACGCGGACCACGTCGACGGCGCCGACTGTCCGGACGCCGACGAGTGGGACCCCGCCGATCACGGCGTGGACGAGGACACCTGGAACGAGTACTACGACCACCACGGCGGGACGGACGCGTGCACGCGAAACGGCGTCGAGCGCGTGAACCTCTCCACCGGGGAGGTCACGCCGGTCTGGTCGCGGCAGACGCCCGGCAAGGAGGCGACCCGGTA
Protein-coding regions in this window:
- a CDS encoding DUF892 family protein, producing the protein MTIDTKEETFERGLRKLYRAEIEILDLHADLAAAAASEEVRDVFSGHEGDTVDQIDRIEEPFEVVDLEPRERGSPIVEGLLAEKDEFVAEVNDDDLRDLDAISVGMINERFEITLLDRLLLLADALGLPEPTRSTLKRNRAEARAALERMERFLEERRVGRGTTARSARPSARSRAFRTTRIQGTGFHRSRSNGVHGTFVSSHRNRGGGSDELARHGGPSGGRTVCRSNEPRAPRGIEYGGSVEVLHHRVPSGESTASTDRRPGETATSNGNTSRLPGGDDAVSVPPSVRPVGFTNGGPVRGSRSILEVNGSAPSEDGRVGERAPRTGPSPETAGFPRANQSASGNRTIAMA
- a CDS encoding response regulator, with product MVSRKNAMPTTEDRRWLTGEKTYDGQHAKRQRYQRRNDVRDRVYDSVLDFTILFWDLEEDERRKIFGEVTDDGSQWVDADEEFRDGVRDALAFLLRGIGVRTLVRESADESSPHVAEQFLALATARAGQREGFLVDDVELDVEGVQECLRERVLADDSGGA